In Aquipuribacter hungaricus, a single window of DNA contains:
- a CDS encoding DUF5682 family protein, whose translation MTTAGVHVLGVRHHGPGSARSVVAALERLRPQAVLVEGPADADPLLERVGDPALVPPVAVLAHAVDDPGRAAFWPFAEFSPEWQAVRWARAAGVPVRFCDLPAAVTLAPSGTRRSLAAPPADERRGDVPDDAPGAKPSR comes from the coding sequence GTGCTCGGGGTGCGGCACCACGGGCCCGGCTCGGCGCGCTCGGTCGTCGCCGCGCTGGAGCGGCTGCGCCCGCAGGCCGTCCTCGTCGAGGGCCCCGCCGACGCCGACCCGCTGCTGGAGCGGGTGGGCGACCCCGCCCTCGTCCCGCCGGTCGCCGTGCTCGCCCATGCCGTCGACGACCCCGGGCGCGCCGCGTTCTGGCCCTTCGCGGAGTTCTCGCCGGAGTGGCAGGCCGTCCGCTGGGCCCGCGCGGCCGGTGTCCCGGTGCGGTTCTGCGACCTGCCCGCCGCCGTCACGCTGGCCCCGTCCGGCACCCGCCGGAGCCTCGCCGCGCCGCCCGCCGACGAGCGACGCGGCGACGTGCCCGACGACGCGCCTGGCGCCAAGCCAAGTCGG